A part of Scophthalmus maximus strain ysfricsl-2021 chromosome 20, ASM2237912v1, whole genome shotgun sequence genomic DNA contains:
- the LOC118284591 gene encoding nipped-B-like protein isoform X1, with the protein MNGDMPHVPITTLAGIASLTDLLNQLPLPSPLPATTAKSLLYNGRISEEVSSILVCRDENLVTQLAHSLNQVSTEHIELKDNLGNDEPEGDMPILLQTLLSRNPKIFGDKSVMQQPLMQQYKISQNQIHGSPGSNYQQTTVPQSPSGCFTSPQSGSANRFVPQQNSPIPSPYTPQSPADYMQYNPPSYSQHQQTQQVAGGVRNSHDNKVSGQLSSNSSNHNARPGSDEEYANIAHRLENDPSVRAAAFPVKSPQSVCSPAGSEEIAKTGSRPPLIRHSPPPDVPPRAAPDLPLTSADRKKKPRERSKEENEEMDRNALYDIVGSPSKDSAKLTLKLTRVKIPDGDESEELSPRAHMDLDHDTDLMNNNQLSRDAQDFSHRFGAEEQVICQQVPARQNTKETGVVSGVVCDDAEMDALAEIERIESETVSERERSSKEVQDKDKPLKKRKQDSYPQECGAEASDRPAVQGGNKVTPKKTSPGSNCRPALMVSIDLQQAGRVIGQPVVVLESKNYCEDHVQRLKAKADAKIDKVVESKPGINKQHADYPRKSGSGANQQPETPKHKQESQRESKHRHDGKMDSGQGRSDKRRPDTTRQKHDRHLDSRNKEEKNHTSHRPHVSQPETPKTISRTERNSKHGEEKTRDREKDKDRNRERDKEKDKDREKDKEKDKDKDKDKDKDRDRDRDRDRERDRDRKHKTLSTENCKRPSPDLHTKSDIPRVKQDGSRKFTDFNGRQRTDGSTLQNPQHKKDKKGGDGSVKCQAGNKQQSSETKPSEFPSYLLGGKTGSLKNFVIPKLRRDGKDKEPVLSGKLIESWSEPLVRLERVSLTKNLNKGAKPVVVLQKLSADEVKKIMKASRNAHSSRSGNWSSDKPGREMPFCEKTNKRSHSMISKKSKYAEVDSDDDKDDNGDDDDNDDDSDNKSAKKRYKKSQDKTWKHEEKKGSGEHRRSGGVHNARRGSGSRPREWSPDESDEDCPPPSLSDVARKLKKKEKQKNRKAYDPKMTTEEKMDSSTFKRFAASMDNILESLDDVDLTAADDDEIPEELLLGKHQLSELGSDSAKIKAMGIFNKFSSSKLGKILNILEKNIQDSVKLSTLLNHDNDSMDEERLWRDLIMERVTKSADACLTALNIMTSPHMPKTVYIEDVIERVLQYTKFHLQNSVYPQYDPAYRVDPHGGGAHTSKSKRAKSSSHKQKVVVTLYSKVCDIVSSISELLEIQLLTDTTILQVSYLGITPFFVENVNELQLCGITLVTAVFSRYEKHRQLILEEIFTSLARLPTNKRSLRNFRLNSSDSDGGSPFIQMVTALVLQLIQCVVHLPSDREAEDEPPKKVDKDVFITNSYETAMRTAQNFLSVFLKKCGSKQGEEDYRPLFENFVHDLLSTINKPEWPAAELLLSLLGRLLVHQFSNKQTEMALRVASLDYLGTVASRLRKDAVTSKMDQKAIDRILKENPGSDETQQLQRELLDYLDENSETEPSLVFARKFYIAQWFRDAASEAEKAMKSQNENNENSNGHFEDVDSTGEIMQRTEARKKFLRKVLRKSHSSSLRTNTVDYEDSCLIVRYLASMRPFSQSFDIYLSQILRVLGESAIAVRTKAMKCLSEVVAVDPSILARLDMQRGVHCRLMDNSTSVREAAVELLGRFVLSRPQLIEQYYDMLIERILDTGISVRKRVIKILRDICLEQPDFHKITEMCVKMIRRVNDEEGIKKLVNETFQKLWFTPTPNHDKDAMTRKILNITDVVSACKDSGYDWFEQLLQNLLKSEQDASYKPARKACVQLVDTLVEHILKYEEALADCEDKGVNSGRLVACITTLYLFSKIKAQLMVKHAMTMQPYLTTKCNTQNDFMVICNVAKILELVVPLMEQPSETFLNTIEEDLMKLIIKYGMTVVQHCVSCLGAVVNKVTHNYKFVWACFNRYYGALAKLKTQHQEDPSSSTLATNKPTLLRSLFTVGALCRHFDFDQEDFKGTSKIVIKDKVLELLLYFTTHEDEEVQIKAIIGLGFQFIMHPELMFVQDVKILYNSILSDEAILVSLKVQVIKNLQTYLQEEDSRMQEADREWKKQAKEEDLKEMGDISSGMSSSIMQIYLKQVLESFFNSQSTVRHFALSVITLTLNQGLIHPVQCVPYLVAMGTDPEPTMKNKADQQLVEIDKKYSGFIHMKAVAGLKMSYQVQQAINGPKKTAIRGFRHDDSDSALCAHLYTLVRGNRQHRRAFLISLLNLFDDSSKTEVNMLLFIADNLACFPYQTQEEPLFIMHHVDITLSVSGSNLLQSFKESLRKEPVRQEKKMKMKKKKKKKKKKKQRRNKNSSDNDDEEDEEQSSSSSSSSSSSSSSSDEDDEVVHRRKKSGLCDSDSDMEGEDAVMDRLPENPIPLLDFASASQGILLLLVLKQHLKNLYGFSDSKIQKYSPTESAKVYDKNVNRKSKVHFNPRQTLDYLKSDLANTNLSYETKRNIVKQYLDFKVLMEHLDRDEEEEEVEASANARNKAITSLLKGSKPQNHNHNNHTAPVETDDEDSEDEDPPAQKPRKGKDSAEDSGHMNETVKSMDVIAICCPKYKDRPQIARVIQKTKSGYSIHWMTGSYSGPWAEAKKRDGRKKVPCVDTIKESEIIYKKISLTSGHKLTNKVAQTLRALYAAKEGAKS; encoded by the exons ATGAATGGTGATATGCCTCATGTCCCCATCACTACTCTTGCTGGAATTGCTAGCCTGACAGACT TGTTGAACCAGCTGCCCttgccttctcctctccctgccacTACTGCTAAGAGTCTGCTCTACAATGGAAGGATCTCAGAAGAGGTCAGCAGCATCCTGGTGTGTCGGGACGAAAATCTGGTGACTCAGCTGGCACATAGCCTTAACCAGGTCTCCACTGAACACAT AGAGTTGAAGGACAACTTGGGGAACGATGAACCCGAGGGTGACATGCCGATACTGCTGCAAACCTTGCTGTCCAGAAACCCCAAAATCTTTGGGGACAAAA GTGTAATGCAGCAGCCATTGATGCAACAGTATAAGATTTCCCAGAATCAAATTCATGGGAGTCCAGGATCGAATTATCAGCAGACCACTGTCCCTCAAAGCCCCTCTGG ATGTTTCACATCCCCACAGTCCGGGTCAGCCAACCGATTTGTACCCCAGCAGAACAGCCCTATACCCAGTCCCTATACTCCTCAGAGTCCCGCAGACTACATGCAATACAATCCACCTAGTTATTCCCAACACCAACAGACTCAGCAAG TTGCTGGTGGTGTAAGAAATAGCCACGACAACAAGGTCTCTGGACAGCTATCAAGTAATTCATCCAATCATAATGCAAGACCGGGCTCCGATGAAGAATACGCGAATATAGCTCACAGGCTG GAGAATGACCCCTCTGTGAGGGCTGCTGCATTTCCAGTGAAATCTCCAcagtctgtgtgttctcctgctGGGAGTGAAGAGATTGCCAAAA CAGGGTCCAGGCCTCCTCTTATCAGGCATTCTCCTCCACCTGACGTGCCACCACGTGCAGCACCTGACCTGCCCCTCACCTCTGCTGACCGCAAGAAGAAGCCGAGAGAAAGGAGtaaagaggaaaatgaggagATGGACCGAAATGCCTTGTATGACATTGTTGGTTCCCCATCAAAGGACTCTGCTAAGCTGACTTTGAAACTGACCAGAGTGAAGATTCCAGATGGTGATGAATCTGAAGAACTTTCTCCCAGGGCGCACATGGACTTAGACCATGACACTGATTTGATGAATAATAATCAGTTGTCAAGGGATGCCCAGGACTTTTCACACAGATTTGGGGCTGAGGAGCAGGTGATCTGTCAGCAGGTTCCTGCTCGGCAAAATACCAAGGAGACTGGAGTCGTCAGTGGGGTTGTGTGTGATGATGCTGAGATGGACGCACTTGCAGAGATTGAGAGAATAGAAAGCGAGACGGTCAGTGAGAGAGAACGAAGTTCTAAAGAAGTCCAAGATAAAG ACAAGCCACTGAAGAAACGGAAGCAAGACTCGTATCCTCAGGAATGTGGAGCTGAGGCAAGTGACAGGCCTGCTGTACAAGGGGGCAACAAGGTGACGCCCAAGAAGACAAGCCCTGGAAGTAACTGTCGGCCTGCTTTGATGGTCAGTATTGACCTGCAGCAAGCTGGCAGAGTAATAGGACAACCTGTAGTGGTACTGGAATCAAAGAATTATTGTGAGGACCACGTCCAACGCCTAAAGGCAAAGGCTGATGCAAAGATAGATAAAGTTGTTGAAAGCAAACCTGGGATCAACAAGCAGCATGCCGACTATCCCAGAAAGTCTGGCTCAGGTGCCAACCAGCAACCAGAAACCCCCAAACACAAGCAGGAAAGCCAGCGGGAATCCAAACACAGACATGATGGCAAGATGGACAGTGGCCAAGGACGCTCAGATAAAAGACGGCCAGACACAACACGGCAAAAACATGACCGGCATTTAGACTCGCgcaacaaagaggaaaagaaccACACTAGTCACCGACCCCATGTCAGCCAACCCGAGACTCCAAAAACCATTAGCAGGACAGAGCGTAACTCCAAACACGGAGAAGAGAAAACCAGGGATAGAGAAAAGGataaagacagaaatagagaaagagataaagaaaaagataaagatagagaaaaagataaagaaaaagataaagacaaagataaagataaagataaagatagagatagagacagggacagggacagggaaagagacagggacaggaaacacaagacacTGTCAACGGAAAACTGCAAAAGACCCTCTCCGGATCTTCATACTAAATCCGACATCCCGAGAGTGAAGCAAGACGGGAGCAGAAAATTCACTGACTTTAATGGTCGTCAGAGGACAGACGGTTCCACCCTTCAAAATCCCCAacataaaaaagacaagaaaggtGGGGATGGCAGTGTTAAATGCCAAGCTGGAAACAAACAGCAGTCATCTGAGACAAAACCTAGTGAGTTCCCCTCGTACCTGCTTGGTGGCAAGACGGGGAGTCTGAAGAACTTTGTGATTCCCAAATTGAGACGAgatggaaaagacaaagagccaGTACTATCAGGCAAATTGATAGAGAGCTGGAGTGAACCCCTGGTCAGGTTGGAGAGAGTGTCTTTGACAAAGAACTTAAATAAAGGAGCCAAGCCTGTTGTTGTGCTTCAGAAACTCAGTGCTGATGAGGTAAAAAAGATCATGAAGGCAAGCAGGAATGCACACAGCTCCAGATCCGGGAACTGGTCTTCCGATAAACCAGGGAGAG AGATGCCATTTTGCGAGAAGACAAACAAGCGGAGTCACTCTATGATCAGTAAGAAATCCAAGTACGCCGAGGTGGACTCAGATGACGATAAGGATGACAAcggtgatgatgacgacaacGATGATGACTCTGATAATAAGT CTGCAAAGAAAAGGTACAAGAAAAGCCAAGACAAGACATGGAAGCACGAGGAGAAGAAAGGTTCAGGAGAGCACCGTCGAAGCGGTGGCGTCCATAATGCTCGCCGGGGCTCTGGGAGTCGTCCCCGTGAGTGGAGCCCTGATGAGTCGGACGAAGACTGTCCACCACCGAGCCTAAGTGATG TTGCCAGGAAAttgaagaaaaaggagaaacagaaaaacaggaaggCGTACGATCCCAAGATGACAACAGAAG AGAAGATGGATTCCTCCACATTTAAGAGATTCGCAGCCAGTATGGATAACATTCTTGAGAGCCTTGATGACGTTGACCTCACTGCCGCAG atgatgatgagatACCTGAGGAACTCTTGCTTGGAAAGCACCAGCTGAGCGAGCTGGGCAGCGATTCTGCTAAGATTAAAGCTATGGGCATCTTTAACAAG TTTTCATCTAGTAAACTGGGGAAAATTCTGAATATCCTCGAGAAGAACATTCAAGACAGCGTCAAACTTTCCACATTATTGAATCAT GATAATGATTCCATGGATGAGGAGCGGTTGTGGCGTGACCTCATCATGGAGCGGGTGACCAAGTCTGCTGATGCCTGTCTGACTGCACTCAACATCATGACATCGCCACACATGCCTAAGACTGTGTACATCGAGGATGTGATTGAGAGGGTGTTGCAGTACACCAAGTTCCATCTGCAAAACTCTGTTTACCCACAGTACGACCCGGCCTACAGAGTGGATCCCCATGGAG GTGGTGCGCACACTTCCAAGTCCAAGAGAGCAAAGAGTTCCAGCCACAAACAGAAGGTGGTAGTCACGCTCTACAGCAAAGTGTGTGACATCGTCAGCAGCATCTCCGAGCTCCTGGAGATTCAGCTGCTAACTGACACCACAATTCTCCAG GTGTCCTACCTGGGTATTACACCATTTTTTGTGGAGAATGTCAATGAACTGCAGTTATGTGGCATCACACTGGTGACAGCT GTTTTCTCTCGTTATGAGAAGCACAGGCAGCTCATCCTCGAAGAGATCTTCACCTCCCTTGCTAGACTGCCTACTAATAAGCGCAGCCTCAGGAACTTCAG GCTAAACAGCAGCGATTCGGATGGGGGGTCCCCGTTTATCCAGATGGTCACTGCCCTGGTTCTTCAGCTCATCCAATGTGTGGTACACCTTCCCTctgacagagaagcagaggatgAACCTCCCAAGAAG GTGGATAAAGATGTCTTCATCACAAACTCGTACGAAACTGCCATGAGGACAGCTCAGAACTTCCTATCAGTGTTTCTCAAGAA GTGTGGCAGtaagcagggagaggaggactaCAGGCCTCTGTTTGAGAACTTTGTTCATGACCTCCTTTCTACAATCAACAAGCCTGAGTGGCCTGCAGCTGAACTGCTGCTCAGTTTACTGGGTCGGCTGTTG GTGCATCAGTTCAGCAACAAGCAGACAGAAATGGCGCTCAGGGTGGCGTCTCTGGACTACCTAGGCACCGTCGCTTCTCGTCTGCGTAAAGATGCAGTCACCAGCAAGATGGACCAAAAGGCCATTGACCGCATCCTCAAAGAG AACCCAGGCAGTGATGAGACCCAGCAACTTCAGAGGGAGTTGCTCGATTACCTAGATGAGAACAGTGAAACAGAGCCATCTCTTGTG TTTGCCAGGAAATTCTACATCGCCCAGTGGTTCAGGGATGCAGCAAGTGAGGCAGAGAAAGCAATGAAGTCTCAAAATGAGAACAACGAGAACTCGAATGGTCATTTCGAGGATGTTGACTCAACTGGGGAGATTATGCAGAGAACCGAGGCGCGAAAGAAATTCCTCCGCAAGGTCTTGAGGAAATCACATTCCAGTTCTCTGAG GACAAACACAGTCGACTATGAGGACTCCTGTCTCATTGTCAGATATCTGGCCTCTATGAGGCCTTTTTCCCAGAGctttgatatttatttatcacag ATTCTGAGAGTACTGGGCGAGAGTGCTATTGCCGTCAGAACTAAAGCCATGAAGTGTCTGTCTGAAGTAGTGGCTGTAGATCCAAGTATTCTGGCAAGG ttggatATGCAGCGTGGGGTTCATTGTCGCCTCATGGACAACTCCACCAGTGTGCGAGAGGCAGCTGTGGAGCTACTGGGACGTTTTGTGCTAAGTCGACCTCAGCTAATTGAGCAGTACTATGACATGCTCATTGAGAGGATATTG GATACCGGTATCAGTGTAAGGAAGAGAGTCATTAAGATCCTGAGGGATATTTGCCTGGAGCAACCAGACTTCCACAAGATCACGGAGATGTGCGTCAAGATGATCCGAAGAGTCAATGATGAGGAGGGGATCAAG AAATTGGTGAATGAGACTTTCCAGAAACTCTGGTTCACCCCCACACCCAACCACGACAAAGATGCCATGACCAGGAAGATCCTGAACATCACAGATGTG GTGTCCGCATGTAAAGATTCAGGCTATGACTGGTTTGAGCAACTTCTTCAAAAT CTGCTGAAGTCAGAACAGGACGCTTCTTACAAACCTGCCAGGAAGGCCTGTGTCCAGTTGGTTGACACTCTTGTGGAACACATTCTCAAATACGAAGAGGCTCTAGCAG ACTGTGAGGACAAAGGGGTCAACTCTGGTCGTCTCGTCGCGTGCATCACCACTCTCTACCTGTTCAGCAAGATCAAAGCACAGTTAATGGTCAAACATGCCATGACTATGCAGCCCTACCTGACCACTAAGTGCAAT ACTCAGAATGACTTCATGGTGATTTGTAACGTGGCCAAGATCTTGGAGCTGGTCGTACCACTGATGGAGCAACCGAGCGAGACTTTCCTCAACACCATAGAAGAGGACCTGATGAAGCTCATCATCAAATATGGCATGACG gTTGTGCAACATTGCGTGAGCTGTCTTGGTGCCGTTGTCAACAAGGTCACACACAATTACAAGTTTGTTTGGGCTTGTTTCAACCGTTACTATG GAGCTCTGGCGAAACTGAAGACGCAGCACCAAGAGGACCCCAGCAGCTCCACACTGGCTACCAACAAACCTACTCTCCTGCGCTCACTGTTCACTGTGGGGGCTCTCTGCAGGCACTTTGATTTTGACCAGGAGGATTTCAAGGGCACCAGCAAG ATTGTCATCAAGGACAAAGTTTTGGAGCTGCTGCTTTACTTCACCACgcatgaagatgaagaggtcCAAATCAAGGCCATCATAGGTCTAG GCTTCCAGTTCATCATGCACCCAGAGCTCATGTTTGTGCAGGATGTGAAGATTCTGTACAACAGTATCCTCTCAGATGAGGCCATTCTGGTCAGTCTAAAGGTACAGGTGATAAAAAACCTGCAGACatacctgcaggaggaggactcTCGAATGCAGGAGGCCGATCGTGAAT GGAAGAAGCAAGCAAAGGAGGAGGATCTGAAGGAAATGGGGGACATCTCGTCGGGCATGAGCAGCTCCATAATGCAGATTTACCTGAAGCAGGTGCTGGAGTCCTTCTTCAACTCACAGTCCACTGTTCGGCACTTTGCCCTGAGCGTCATTACACTGACTCTCAACCAGGGCCTCATCCATCCTGTACAG tGTGTGCCCTACTTGGTTGCCATGGGAACGGACCCTGAGCCAACCATGAAGAACAAAGCCGATCAACAGCTGGTGGAGATTGACAAGAAGTATTCAGGATTCATCCAT ATGAAGGCAGTCGCGGGACTGAAGATGTCCTACCAGGTGCAACAGGCCATAAATGGCCCGAAGAAAACAGCGATCCGAGGTTTTCGTCACGATGATTCAGACTCTGCCCTCTGCGCACATCTCTACACCTTGGTCCGTGGGAACCGACAACATAGAAGGGCTTTCCTCATTTCCCTGCTCAACCTGTTTGACGACAGCTCT AAAACCGAGGTGAACATGCTTCTTTTCATAGCAGACAACTTGGCTTGCTTCCCCTACCAGACCCAGGAGGAGCCTCTTTTCATCATGCACCATGTAGATAttactctctctgtctctggtaGCAACCTCCTCCAGTCTTTCAAGGAG TCTTTACGTAAAGAGCCTGTACGGCAggaaaagaagatgaagatgaaaaagaagaagaaaaagaaaaagaagaagaagcagaggaggaataaaaatagctctgataatgatgatgaggaggatgaagagcagagcagcagcagcagcagcagcagcagcagcagcagctctagcagcgatgaggatgatgaggtggTCCACAGGCGAAAGAAATCAGGGCTTTGTGATTCAGACTCTGACATGGAGGGTGAGGATGCAGTGATGGACCGTCTACCTGAAAACCCCATCCCTCTGCTGGACTTCGCCAGTGCTTCACAAGGTattctcctgctgctggtgctcAAACAACATCTGAAGAATCTGTACGGCTTCTCAGACAG CAAAATCCAGAAGTATTCTCCGACGGAGTCAGCGAAGGTGTACGACAAGAACGTGAACAGGAAATCCAAGGTCCACTTCAACCCACGTCAGACACTGGACTACTTGAAGAGTGATCTAGCCAACACGAATCTCAGTTATGAGACCAAGAGGAATATTGTGAAACAATATTTGGAT ttCAAGGTACTGATGGAGCACTTGGATCgcgacgaagaggaggaagaggtcgAGGCCAGTGCCAATGCCAGAAACAAAGCCATTACTTCCCTGTTGAAAGGCTCAAAGCCCCAGAACCACAATCACAATAATCACACTGCTCCAGTGGAGACGGATGATGAGGACAGTGAGGATGAAGATCCACCTGCA cagaaaccAAGGAAAGGCAAGGACTCCGCCGAGGATTCGGGTCACATGAACGAGACCGTGAAGTCCATGGACGTCATTGCCATCTGCTGTCCCAAATACAAAGACAGACCACAGATTGCAAGGGTCATCCAGAAGACCAAAAGTGGCTACAGTATACACTGGATGACCGGGTCTTACTCTGGGCCCTGGGCCGAGGCAAAGAAACGGGACGGTCGCAAAAAGGTGCCTTGTGTTGACACTATCAAGGAGTCAGAGATTATTTATAAGAAGATCTCTTTGACGAGCGGACACAAGCTGACGAACAAAGTGGCACAGACGTTACGAGCGCTGTACGCTGCCAAGGAGGGGGCCAAGAGTTAA